From Sphingomonas bisphenolicum, one genomic window encodes:
- a CDS encoding TonB-dependent receptor, protein MNAAKALLLSGVAGLVMGTAAQAQEAQDSTAQPAQYADIIVTANKRQENINKVGLTITALSAEQLQDRKIVSLSDVASAVPGLTFTPSVTNTPIFTLRGVGFNESSLGVYPAVSVYIDQAPLPFPVMASHAAFDLERIEVLKGPQGTLFGQNATGGAINYIAAKPTDTFEAGGDITYGRFNQIDGNAYVSGPLTENLNGRIAMTAHHLNDWQYSLTRPTDTNGSQDYIAGRILLDWQASERLKLAFNLNGSRDTSDPQAIQYVAMSPTDFTNVKPIYANQPFAYGNARVADWTHFSVDPYGGPAGTPTDELADFSPKSKRTFIQASVRADYDLTDDMTLTSITTYDHFKQNQRTDGEGVVAVGFDLQKSDGKLTSFNQELRIANASTSALRYIIGGNYERSTTSELQHLRYYDNDTNNAGLMFINFSGDLMKQKITNYAAFGNLEFDISSQLTLKGGVRYTQSKNKAYNCGFTDANGYVNDLFNFLGGLLGTAPFTPIGPEGCYTLNDNNVPGEPFRKTLKEDNVSWRVGVDYKVTDTTLLYANVSRGYKAGSFPALAASGYVGLQPVVQESVTAYEAGLKAQLFDRAVQFNAAGFYYDYRNKQIRGKLLDPLFGVLDILINIPKSRIYGGEADVTIRPAAGLTLSGGVTYLNSKLQKGPVSPRDYNIIGEVNDFGAFGDALPYTPEWSGTASIDYRAPGDGGPFVGVSTNFRSSQDAALGGSRIVWPDNPAEFRKQAPIGLVYKIPGYATVDARLGYEAPGGAWKVMLWGKNVFNKYYIAAVVPASASAGRLAGMPATYGVTMSFKIK, encoded by the coding sequence ATGAACGCTGCAAAGGCGCTTTTGTTGTCGGGTGTTGCGGGGCTGGTCATGGGAACCGCTGCGCAGGCTCAGGAAGCACAGGATTCAACCGCACAACCCGCGCAATATGCGGACATCATCGTGACCGCGAACAAGCGGCAGGAGAATATCAACAAGGTCGGCCTGACCATTACCGCGCTGAGTGCAGAGCAGTTGCAGGACCGCAAGATCGTTTCCCTTTCCGACGTTGCGTCCGCCGTTCCGGGCCTTACCTTCACCCCGTCGGTCACCAATACGCCCATCTTCACGCTGCGTGGCGTCGGCTTCAACGAAAGCTCTCTGGGCGTCTATCCGGCCGTGTCGGTCTATATCGACCAGGCGCCGCTGCCCTTTCCGGTGATGGCGTCGCATGCCGCCTTCGATCTGGAGCGGATTGAAGTGCTGAAGGGGCCGCAAGGTACGCTTTTCGGCCAGAATGCGACCGGCGGTGCGATCAACTATATCGCCGCCAAGCCGACCGATACGTTCGAAGCCGGGGGCGACATCACCTATGGCCGCTTCAACCAGATTGACGGCAATGCCTATGTCAGCGGGCCGCTGACGGAAAATCTCAACGGCCGCATCGCGATGACGGCGCACCATCTCAACGACTGGCAGTATAGTCTGACGCGCCCGACCGACACCAATGGATCACAGGACTATATCGCCGGCCGCATCCTGCTGGACTGGCAGGCCTCGGAGCGGCTGAAGCTGGCGTTCAACCTCAACGGGTCGCGCGACACATCCGATCCGCAGGCGATCCAATATGTGGCGATGAGCCCGACCGACTTTACGAATGTGAAGCCGATCTATGCCAACCAGCCGTTCGCCTATGGCAATGCGCGCGTTGCCGACTGGACTCATTTTTCGGTCGATCCCTATGGCGGTCCTGCCGGCACACCGACCGACGAACTCGCCGATTTTTCGCCCAAGTCGAAGCGCACCTTCATCCAGGCTTCGGTCCGGGCGGATTATGACCTTACCGACGACATGACCCTGACGTCGATCACCACCTATGATCATTTCAAGCAAAATCAGCGCACCGATGGCGAAGGCGTGGTCGCGGTGGGTTTCGACCTTCAGAAATCGGACGGCAAACTGACATCCTTCAACCAGGAATTGCGGATCGCCAACGCCAGCACGTCGGCGCTGCGCTATATCATCGGCGGCAATTATGAGCGCAGCACGACGAGCGAGCTTCAGCATCTGCGCTATTACGACAATGATACCAACAATGCCGGCCTGATGTTCATCAACTTCAGCGGTGACTTGATGAAGCAGAAGATCACCAACTATGCCGCGTTCGGTAATCTTGAATTTGATATCAGCTCGCAACTGACACTCAAGGGTGGCGTGCGCTATACCCAATCCAAGAACAAGGCCTATAATTGCGGCTTCACCGACGCGAATGGCTATGTGAACGACCTGTTCAATTTCCTGGGCGGTTTGCTCGGCACAGCGCCGTTCACGCCGATCGGGCCGGAGGGCTGCTACACGCTCAATGACAATAATGTCCCCGGCGAGCCCTTCCGCAAGACGCTGAAGGAAGACAATGTCTCCTGGCGGGTGGGTGTCGATTACAAGGTGACCGACACGACGCTGCTCTATGCCAACGTCTCGCGCGGCTACAAGGCTGGGAGCTTCCCGGCGCTCGCGGCGTCGGGCTATGTCGGCCTGCAGCCGGTCGTGCAGGAATCCGTGACGGCCTATGAAGCGGGCCTTAAGGCCCAGTTGTTCGACCGTGCGGTACAGTTCAATGCGGCGGGCTTCTATTATGACTACCGGAACAAACAGATCCGCGGCAAGCTGCTCGATCCGCTCTTCGGCGTGCTCGATATCCTCATCAACATCCCCAAATCCCGCATCTATGGCGGCGAAGCGGATGTCACGATCCGTCCGGCCGCTGGCCTGACGCTGTCGGGGGGCGTTACCTATCTCAACTCGAAACTGCAGAAGGGGCCGGTATCGCCGCGCGACTATAATATCATCGGCGAGGTCAATGACTTCGGCGCTTTCGGCGACGCGCTGCCTTATACGCCCGAATGGTCGGGCACGGCGTCGATCGATTACCGTGCCCCGGGAGACGGAGGTCCGTTCGTCGGTGTGTCGACCAATTTCCGCAGTTCGCAAGACGCTGCGCTGGGCGGCAGCCGGATCGTGTGGCCCGACAATCCTGCCGAATTCCGCAAGCAGGCGCCGATTGGACTGGTCTACAAGATTCCCGGCTATGCGACCGTGGATGCAAGGCTCGGCTATGAGGCGCCCGGTGGTGCCTGGAAGGTCATGTTGTGGGGCAAGAACGTCTTCAATAAATATTACATCGCTGCGGTCGTGCCGGCGAGCGCGTCCGCAGGTCGGCTGGCGGGAATGCCGGCGACCTATGGTGTAACCATGTCGTTCAAAATCAAATAA
- a CDS encoding SDR family NAD(P)-dependent oxidoreductase: protein MLKDKVIIVTGGASGIGRSAADMFARDGARVMIADRSADAGAAASEAICAAGGEAAFVACDVADDDSVAAMVAATVARFGRLDGAFNNAGIEFASKIVPDLSFAEWRRVIDINLNGVFLCMKHEIAQMRQSGGGAIVNTASGAAVAASPNMAEYATSKAGVTGLTRAASCEYRDTQVRVNAVLPGLILTPMTEERLFNDAGFAAALEPLLVRHSVGRFGQPDDVAEAARWLLSDLCPFVNGISLPVDGGLLAR from the coding sequence ATGCTGAAAGACAAGGTTATCATCGTGACCGGCGGCGCTTCCGGGATCGGCCGTTCCGCGGCGGATATGTTCGCGCGCGACGGCGCCCGCGTCATGATTGCGGATCGGAGCGCGGATGCCGGCGCGGCGGCGTCTGAAGCTATTTGCGCTGCAGGCGGGGAAGCCGCTTTCGTCGCCTGCGATGTCGCCGACGACGATTCGGTCGCCGCCATGGTCGCGGCGACGGTGGCGCGCTTCGGCCGCCTGGACGGCGCCTTCAACAATGCCGGCATCGAATTCGCCAGCAAGATCGTGCCGGACCTCAGCTTCGCGGAATGGCGACGGGTCATCGACATCAACCTGAACGGCGTGTTCCTGTGCATGAAGCATGAGATCGCGCAGATGCGCCAGTCGGGCGGCGGCGCCATCGTCAACACCGCGTCCGGCGCGGCGGTGGCGGCATCGCCCAACATGGCCGAATATGCCACGTCCAAGGCGGGCGTGACCGGCCTGACCCGTGCGGCCTCGTGCGAATATCGCGACACCCAGGTGCGCGTCAACGCGGTGCTGCCGGGCCTGATCCTGACGCCGATGACGGAAGAGCGGCTGTTCAACGATGCCGGGTTCGCCGCCGCGCTGGAGCCTCTGCTGGTGCGCCATTCGGTCGGCCGCTTCGGTCAGCCCGACGATGTGGCGGAGGCGGCGCGCTGGCTGCTGTCCGACCTCTGCCCCTTCGTCAACGGGATCAGCCTGCCGGTGGACGGCGGCCTGCTCGCCCGTTAA
- a CDS encoding membrane-bound PQQ-dependent dehydrogenase, glucose/quinate/shikimate family — protein MPQDVPGPVPLKSDRSDGVHSSRLAVRIVAGLLAPIALVLSIAGGQLILLGGSPYYLVAGLLIAAAAIFLWRGDRRGAWIYGAMLAGTLAWALWEAGGNAWALAPRILGPTLVGLLLLLPPVRRGYGAPPIRGGWLPGGGVLMILLLAGGAWLSRPVAPHDAGAWPAAAPPSEWRQWGNDAGGDRFATAAQITPSNVARLQPAWSFQTGAKPRPGGAGALAFEATPIKIGNRLFLCSPHNVIFALDATTGRQLWRFDPQTKDMGHAFANCRGVAYHAFPDAAMPCGERIYSATIDARLIAIDARTGAHCRDFGRDGEVSLADGIGNYASVLYYVTSTPVVSGNVVITGSYGLDGQKMDQPSGVVRGYDLASGKPVWAFDPAAPERGGPQARYAPGTPNMWSVASSDEKLGLVYLPFGVATPDFFGGRRSLGAERFSNAIVAVDNRTGRPRWTFQTVHHDLWDYDVASQPVLTDVRIGNRMVPALVSISKTGQSFVLDRATGRPLSPVVEKPVPQGAAPGDWTAPTQPFSVGMPSFGAPPLTEATMWGLTPLDQLWCRIAFRKLRYEGAFTPPRQDWSIQYPGSAGGVNWGSVSIDRQRRIMIVNSTNMPTLNHLISAREVQTLGLAPMGTPGQKPSLERFRLGVPQTGAPYGAQNHMFLSPLGVPCIQPPFGTLSAVDLDNRTLLWSKPIGMADSMGPLGIPSRLPFTIGLPTLGGSITTSSGLTFIASTPDRRIRAIETATGRLLWQTRLPASANATPMTYVGNDGRQYLVIAAGGSAALASNERNVLVAYALPQVSRR, from the coding sequence ATGCCCCAGGATGTGCCCGGCCCCGTTCCGCTGAAGAGCGACCGGAGCGATGGCGTTCACTCGTCCCGCCTTGCCGTCCGCATCGTTGCCGGCCTGCTGGCGCCGATCGCTCTCGTCCTGTCGATCGCGGGTGGCCAGCTCATCCTGCTCGGCGGCTCTCCTTATTATCTGGTTGCCGGCCTGCTGATCGCCGCCGCAGCCATCTTCCTATGGCGGGGCGACCGGCGGGGCGCATGGATTTATGGCGCGATGCTGGCCGGAACATTGGCTTGGGCGCTCTGGGAAGCAGGTGGCAATGCCTGGGCGCTAGCGCCCCGCATCCTCGGCCCGACGCTCGTCGGACTGCTGCTGCTATTGCCTCCCGTCCGTCGGGGTTATGGCGCGCCGCCTATCCGTGGCGGCTGGTTACCAGGCGGCGGCGTGCTGATGATCCTGCTGCTCGCGGGCGGCGCCTGGCTGTCGCGGCCGGTCGCGCCCCACGATGCCGGTGCCTGGCCTGCCGCTGCGCCGCCCAGCGAATGGCGACAATGGGGCAATGATGCGGGCGGCGATCGCTTCGCCACCGCTGCGCAGATCACCCCTTCTAACGTCGCCCGGCTGCAACCCGCCTGGTCGTTCCAAACCGGCGCGAAACCGCGTCCGGGCGGCGCCGGGGCGCTGGCGTTCGAGGCGACGCCGATCAAGATCGGCAATCGTCTGTTTCTTTGCTCGCCGCACAATGTCATCTTCGCGCTCGATGCGACCACCGGCCGCCAGCTCTGGCGGTTCGATCCGCAGACAAAGGATATGGGCCATGCCTTCGCCAATTGCCGTGGCGTCGCCTATCACGCCTTCCCGGACGCCGCCATGCCCTGTGGCGAAAGGATCTACAGCGCGACGATCGACGCCCGGCTGATTGCAATCGACGCCCGCACCGGCGCGCACTGCCGCGATTTCGGCCGTGATGGCGAAGTGTCGCTGGCCGACGGGATCGGCAATTATGCCTCCGTCCTCTATTATGTGACCTCAACCCCAGTCGTGTCGGGCAATGTCGTGATCACCGGCTCCTATGGCCTCGATGGACAGAAGATGGACCAGCCGTCCGGTGTCGTGCGCGGTTACGACCTGGCGAGTGGCAAGCCTGTCTGGGCGTTCGACCCCGCCGCCCCGGAACGGGGGGGGCCGCAGGCGCGCTATGCGCCGGGCACCCCCAATATGTGGAGCGTGGCGAGCAGCGACGAGAAACTGGGCCTGGTCTATCTGCCCTTCGGCGTCGCCACGCCGGATTTCTTCGGTGGGCGCCGCTCGCTGGGCGCAGAGCGTTTCTCCAACGCCATCGTCGCCGTCGACAATCGCACCGGGCGGCCGCGCTGGACGTTTCAGACGGTGCATCACGACCTGTGGGACTATGACGTCGCATCGCAACCCGTGCTGACCGACGTCCGCATCGGTAACAGGATGGTTCCTGCGCTGGTCAGCATCAGCAAGACGGGGCAAAGCTTCGTGCTGGACCGCGCCACCGGGCGACCGCTGTCGCCGGTGGTGGAAAAACCGGTGCCGCAAGGCGCCGCTCCGGGCGACTGGACTGCCCCCACCCAACCCTTTTCCGTCGGCATGCCGTCCTTCGGGGCCCCGCCGCTCACCGAAGCCACGATGTGGGGTCTTACCCCGCTCGACCAGCTCTGGTGCCGCATCGCCTTTCGCAAACTGCGATACGAAGGCGCGTTCACCCCGCCCCGGCAGGACTGGTCGATCCAATATCCAGGCTCTGCCGGCGGCGTGAACTGGGGCAGCGTATCGATCGACCGGCAACGGCGCATCATGATCGTCAACAGCACCAACATGCCGACGCTCAACCATCTGATCAGCGCCAGAGAGGTGCAGACGCTCGGCCTCGCTCCCATGGGGACTCCGGGACAGAAGCCGTCGCTGGAACGTTTCCGCCTGGGCGTGCCGCAGACGGGCGCACCCTATGGCGCACAGAATCACATGTTCCTGTCGCCGCTGGGCGTTCCCTGCATCCAGCCGCCGTTCGGCACGCTGAGCGCTGTAGACCTCGACAATCGCACGCTGTTGTGGAGCAAACCGATCGGCATGGCCGACAGCATGGGTCCGCTGGGCATCCCCTCGCGCCTGCCCTTCACCATCGGGCTGCCGACACTGGGCGGATCGATCACGACGAGCAGCGGCCTCACCTTCATCGCCTCGACCCCAGACCGGCGCATACGTGCGATCGAGACGGCGACGGGACGACTGTTGTGGCAGACCAGATTGCCCGCCAGCGCCAACGCGACGCCGATGACCTATGTCGGGAATGACGGGCGGCAATATCTGGTGATCGCAGCGGGCGGCAGCGCTGCATTGGCCAGCAACGAGCGCAATGTCCTGGTCGCCTATGCCCTGCCGCAGGTCAGCCGACGCTGA
- a CDS encoding LLM class flavin-dependent oxidoreductase, with translation MKPEREMQFFEDRMRFGIFMGPYHKPGLNPLVSFQQDMQTIINLDELGFDEAWIGEHHSGGIETIGSPELFIAAAAERTKRIKLGTGAITLPYHNPLWVADRIVQLDYQTRGRMMFGVAPGQLVQDAQMMGLHPSQNRQRLQEALEVIIPLFKGERVTRKTDWFDLQDARLQMLPYSNFDMATVSVLSPSGPLLAGRHGMGMLSVAATDPDGIEKLLGHWEIMEQEAASHGQPKPSRRDWRLMGPMHLAETMEQAKEDVRYGLSLLEDYRAHINPAPDIDWWDIDKIVDMLNESGAAVIGTPDMARAQINRLIEKSGGFGTYLLMGVDWARYPATIRSHQLFAEEVMPYFNGLGDPLRKSFDEVMATGYAGAQLTAEAQASMLEKYKRGSV, from the coding sequence ATGAAGCCGGAGAGAGAAATGCAATTTTTCGAAGACAGGATGCGGTTCGGGATTTTCATGGGGCCTTATCACAAGCCCGGTCTGAACCCGCTTGTATCATTTCAGCAGGACATGCAGACGATCATCAATCTCGACGAACTGGGCTTCGACGAGGCGTGGATCGGCGAACATCATTCCGGCGGAATCGAGACGATCGGCAGCCCCGAACTGTTCATCGCCGCAGCCGCCGAGCGGACCAAACGGATCAAGCTGGGCACCGGCGCAATCACTCTGCCCTATCACAATCCGCTTTGGGTCGCGGACCGGATCGTTCAGCTCGACTATCAGACGCGGGGCCGCATGATGTTCGGCGTAGCGCCGGGCCAGCTGGTGCAGGATGCGCAGATGATGGGCCTTCATCCCTCGCAGAACCGCCAGCGGTTGCAGGAAGCGCTGGAGGTTATCATCCCGCTGTTCAAGGGCGAACGAGTGACGCGCAAGACCGACTGGTTCGATCTGCAGGATGCGCGGCTGCAGATGCTGCCTTATTCCAATTTCGACATGGCGACGGTAAGCGTCCTGTCGCCGTCGGGTCCACTGCTGGCCGGTCGGCACGGCATGGGAATGCTCTCGGTCGCGGCCACCGACCCGGACGGAATCGAAAAGCTGCTCGGCCATTGGGAGATTATGGAGCAGGAAGCGGCCAGCCACGGCCAGCCCAAGCCGTCGCGCAGGGATTGGCGCCTGATGGGGCCGATGCACCTGGCCGAAACCATGGAACAGGCCAAGGAGGATGTCCGCTACGGTCTGTCGCTGCTGGAAGATTATCGCGCGCACATCAATCCGGCGCCTGACATTGACTGGTGGGATATCGACAAGATCGTCGACATGCTGAACGAAAGCGGCGCCGCGGTCATCGGCACGCCGGATATGGCGCGCGCGCAGATCAACCGCCTGATCGAAAAGTCGGGCGGCTTCGGCACCTATCTGCTGATGGGCGTCGACTGGGCGCGCTATCCCGCGACAATACGCAGCCACCAGTTGTTCGCCGAGGAGGTCATGCCTTATTTCAACGGCCTGGGCGATCCGCTGCGCAAGAGCTTCGACGAGGTCATGGCGACCGGCTATGCCGGCGCGCAACTCACCGCCGAAGCGCAGGCGTCGATGCTCGAAAAATATAAACGCGGATCGGTCTGA
- a CDS encoding LLM class flavin-dependent oxidoreductase, protein MDIIYTPVWQNPGNIRSPLQFVQDELSLMEQVEGLGFDICCSPEHHFDIDYSACPDNFLPLSYLAARTTTLKLCLGAVILPWNDPLRVVEKLAFLDHLSGGRCIAGFGRGLAKMEYSHMGIPMDESRERFDEALEMVLSALRSGVIEGTGKYYPQTPTPVHPAPRASMADSFCAVGMSPESSRTAGEIGGRLLTFVTKPLDGMLPLLNEYRDAFRTHHPDRQPHIIMDDFYLIREDADEARELAYTYAGNYYQTVVRHYEMTGDHFAKSSAYQSYAEGAAALRDMGVEAAARAYVDAQVGVGTPAQVLARVEERLRVLGPEISLAGCFFYGGMSRDEAMVSLQLFGDKVIPDARAMARDYATAAA, encoded by the coding sequence ATGGACATCATCTATACGCCTGTTTGGCAGAATCCCGGCAACATCCGCAGCCCGCTTCAATTCGTTCAGGACGAATTGTCGTTGATGGAACAGGTGGAGGGGCTGGGTTTCGATATCTGCTGCTCCCCCGAACATCATTTCGATATCGACTATTCCGCATGTCCCGATAATTTCCTGCCACTCAGCTATCTCGCGGCCAGGACGACGACGCTTAAACTGTGCCTCGGCGCGGTGATCCTGCCCTGGAACGACCCCTTGCGGGTGGTCGAGAAACTGGCGTTCCTCGATCATCTGAGTGGCGGCCGCTGCATCGCCGGATTCGGCCGTGGCCTCGCCAAGATGGAATATAGCCACATGGGCATTCCCATGGACGAGTCGCGCGAGCGGTTCGACGAGGCGCTCGAAATGGTGCTGAGCGCACTGCGCAGCGGGGTGATCGAGGGTACGGGCAAATATTATCCGCAGACCCCGACCCCAGTGCATCCCGCCCCGCGCGCGTCGATGGCTGACAGTTTCTGCGCCGTCGGCATGTCGCCCGAATCCTCGCGCACGGCTGGTGAGATCGGCGGCCGCCTGCTGACTTTTGTCACTAAGCCGCTGGACGGCATGTTGCCGCTGCTGAACGAATATCGCGACGCCTTCCGTACCCATCATCCCGATCGCCAGCCGCATATCATCATGGATGATTTCTATCTGATCCGAGAGGATGCCGACGAAGCGCGCGAACTGGCCTACACCTATGCCGGCAACTATTATCAGACCGTGGTCCGCCATTATGAGATGACCGGCGACCATTTCGCCAAATCATCCGCCTATCAATCCTATGCCGAAGGGGCCGCCGCGTTGCGCGACATGGGTGTGGAGGCAGCGGCCAGGGCCTATGTCGACGCACAGGTGGGCGTAGGCACGCCGGCGCAGGTGCTGGCTCGCGTCGAGGAGCGCCTCCGCGTCCTGGGGCCGGAAATCAGCCTGGCCGGCTGCTTCTTCTATGGCGGCATGAGCCGTGACGAGGCGATGGTGTCGTTGCAACTGTTCGGCGATAAGGTCATTCCTGACGCAAGGGCGATGGCGCGGGATTACGCGACGGCCGCGGCCTGA
- a CDS encoding TetR/AcrR family transcriptional regulator — translation MPAKDVITAQPSMAPESDKGWDRLLREISHRPKRATERKQDRSKRTEQQILTGALRVFARDGISRSRIADIAAEAGISASTLYEYYKSKEDLAYDLPLSHLAEFFESYHGAAASKTTRERLLLYLVMSADYAREHAEWARLFYLEIWPSVFVTDTDLHHSINDFTRVLLFLVNDAIAEGWIARDRNPYETVALLTGGINQIIITWLLYRKPRNLTKAGTEMAERLIALLEIEARTTQ, via the coding sequence GTGCCAGCAAAAGACGTGATTACGGCCCAGCCGTCGATGGCGCCGGAATCCGACAAGGGCTGGGACAGGCTGCTGCGGGAAATATCCCATCGGCCCAAACGCGCCACCGAGCGCAAGCAGGACCGCAGCAAGCGGACGGAACAACAGATATTGACCGGCGCGTTGCGCGTCTTCGCGCGCGACGGCATCTCGCGATCCCGCATCGCCGACATCGCGGCGGAAGCCGGCATTTCCGCCTCCACTCTCTATGAATATTATAAGAGCAAGGAGGATTTGGCCTATGACCTGCCATTGTCTCACCTCGCCGAATTTTTCGAAAGCTATCATGGGGCGGCCGCGTCCAAGACGACCCGCGAACGGTTGCTTCTCTACCTCGTCATGTCCGCCGATTACGCACGCGAACATGCCGAATGGGCACGCCTCTTCTATCTGGAAATCTGGCCCAGCGTATTCGTGACGGACACCGACCTGCACCACAGCATCAACGATTTCACGCGCGTCCTGCTGTTCCTGGTCAATGACGCGATTGCGGAAGGGTGGATCGCGCGCGATCGCAACCCTTATGAAACCGTCGCGCTGCTGACCGGCGGCATCAACCAGATCATCATCACCTGGCTCCTCTATCGCAAGCCCAGGAACCTGACCAAGGCCGGCACCGAAATGGCCGAACGGCTGATCGCCCTGCTGGAGATAGAGGCGCGCACGACGCAATGA
- a CDS encoding alpha/beta hydrolase: MVGLSKSAAHQRAIDLFRAATPEPTAPIDAWRDGFEALCANFPVSDDARIEVIDLNGVAALQVTAGSVGDAGGRAVLHFHSGGYVMGSARAYCNFAERLSRVCEASVIVPDYRLAPDHVYPAAVDDAMTTYRAMLDRHGEDRLIVSGDSAGGGLAIAVLMAARDAGLPLPLAGVAISPLLDLAGEGESAVTLDGVDPLIDRVMIVEMGKVYIEDRDPRAHALASPVWGQHHGLPPLFLTASDAEVLRDDAVRLAAGVRKAGGDVELVLAEGMVHIWTLFPFLEEADRSLDQIGLFAREHFATD; encoded by the coding sequence ATGGTCGGGCTGTCCAAGAGCGCTGCGCACCAGCGCGCGATCGACCTGTTTCGGGCGGCGACGCCGGAACCGACCGCGCCGATCGATGCGTGGCGCGACGGGTTCGAGGCGCTTTGCGCGAACTTTCCTGTTTCGGACGATGCCCGGATCGAGGTTATCGACCTGAACGGGGTCGCCGCGCTGCAGGTGACGGCGGGCAGCGTCGGCGACGCCGGTGGCCGCGCCGTGCTGCATTTCCACAGCGGCGGCTATGTGATGGGCAGCGCCAGGGCCTATTGCAATTTCGCGGAACGGCTATCGCGCGTTTGCGAGGCGTCGGTGATCGTGCCCGATTATCGATTGGCGCCCGACCATGTCTATCCGGCTGCGGTGGACGATGCGATGACGACCTATCGGGCGATGCTCGACCGTCATGGCGAGGATCGCTTGATCGTGAGCGGCGATTCTGCCGGCGGGGGGCTGGCGATCGCGGTCCTGATGGCGGCGCGGGACGCAGGCCTGCCGCTGCCGCTGGCGGGTGTCGCCATATCGCCGTTGCTCGACCTGGCGGGGGAAGGGGAGTCCGCCGTCACGCTGGATGGCGTCGATCCCCTGATCGACCGCGTGATGATCGTGGAAATGGGCAAAGTCTATATCGAGGATCGCGATCCGCGCGCCCATGCCCTGGCTTCTCCGGTCTGGGGCCAGCATCATGGTTTGCCGCCGCTCTTCCTGACCGCCAGCGATGCTGAGGTGCTACGCGACGACGCCGTGCGACTGGCCGCCGGCGTACGGAAAGCGGGCGGCGACGTGGAACTGGTTCTGGCTGAAGGCATGGTGCATATCTGGACGCTCTTCCCTTTCCTGGAGGAAGCGGATCGATCGCTGGACCAGATCGGCCTCTTCGCGCGTGAACATTTCGCTACGGATTGA